The genomic segment TCGTCGAGCAGCAGGGTCCCACCATCGGCGGCCTCGAACTTTCCTGGCTTCTGGCGATAGGCGCCCGTGAAGGCACCCTTCTCGTGTCCGAACAGTTCCGACTCCAGCAGCTCGCTGGGCAGCGCGGCGCAATTGACCTTGAGGAACTGCCTGGCGGCCCGGGGCGAGAGCCTGTGAATCGCCCGCGCCACGATCTCCTTGCCCACGCCGCTCTCGCCTCGCAGCAGGACCGTGGTGTTCGTGCCGGCGACCTTGGCGACGAGATCACGGACGGGCTGCATCTTGCTGCTCATACAGAGGCTCAAGCCATCTGCGTTCATCGAGTCCCCCCGGCTCATAGTCGATTTGGTAATCCGTGCGCGTGACCGGGACTGCAGGGGTAATGCCAGGCGTTTTCCCAGGTGATTCTCGCGATGTTACAAGCACTTGGCTCCGAGCGACATCCTCGGCCGTGAACTGATTTGTAGAAACTTGCCCTATTCGATTGTAAGCCTTACTCCACCCTTCAGGAGGCCGCTCATGAGGATTTTGATCGTGGATGACGAACCACAGGTCGCCGAGGTCCTCGCCAGGTCCCTGGCCCGGGAAGGCCATCGGGCGGAGGTCGCGCACTCCGGCGAGGAGGCTCTCAAGCTCCTCGGCACCGCCGAACCCGATGCCCTGTTCCTCGACGTCTCGATGCCGGGCATGAACGGTCTGCACGTCCTGGCCGAGGTGAGACGGCGTCGTCCGACGCTACCGGTGGTCGTCATCACCGGCAACGCCACGCCGGAGCAGGTGGACGAGGTCAAGCGCCTGGGCGCCATCGACGTGATCGCGAAGCCCGCGCCGCTGACCCACTACCAGACGGCCCTGAGCCGTCTGGGTCGCCCGTCCTGATCCTCATGTCGACCGGACACGCTGCCCTGAGGCATCACCGTCGGAGCTCGTGCGACGCTACTCGATCGTGAATCGTACGACGATCGGATCGACGTCGGCAGCTTTCCGCTTCCGGTGGTGGCCACCTACCGCCTGACGAACGGGCTGGCCCCGGTCGCATCCCCACCGGTTTTTCCGTTCGCAGGTCGAGAAGATCGTGAGCGCCGCCGGCTCTCCCTCGCCGGCGATGTGATCCAGAACCGGATGGTCGTCGGCCATCGTTGGCACATGCTTTGCGGCCCCCGCTGCGTGAGCGGTTTTACAACGCTCGCCGACCGCCATGACCGTTGCCCAGCGACTCGCGTGCCTGGAAGGCGCCTCGGCGCTCGGTATTCTGGGCGTCAGTGCTGTGCCGTGGTTGCCCGCCGCGGCCAGCAGCCCCGGCGACTTCGCCTCCCCGGCGCTCGTCGTGCTCCTGACCACGCTGCCGCTGCGTGTTGCCGTCTACGCGCTGGCCAAGCGGCCGCCCTTCGCCGAGCGGGTGGTCATCATCGCGGTCGGCGCCCTGGCCCGTGAGCTGGCCGAAGCAGGCCCCGGCCACGGCCGGGCACACTCTGGGCCAATGACGACCGGCAGAGCGCATTCGGCACATCTCTTGCGAGAGGGACGGAATGTATGAACGAGCAGCACGCCCTCGTCGTGGAAAACGATCTCGACCAACGTCGCCGTGTGGTCGCTCAGCTCAAGCAGTGGGGCTACTCGCCCATCGCCGTGACCTCGGCCGAGGAGGCGCTGGAGATGGTGCCACACCGACGCGTTGCCCTGTCGCTGGTCGCCATCCGGCTCCCCGGCATGTCGGGCATCGAGTTTCTCCGCCGAGCCCAGGGGCTGGTGGAGTCGGGACCGGTGATCATGATCGTCGATCACGATCACAGCCCGCAAATCGTCGAGGCGATCCAGGCGGGAGCCGACAAGTTCCTGCGCCGTCCCTACACCGCCGAAGACCTGGGGCAGGCCATCAAGTCGACAGCGGGGTGCGCGACCCCGTCGGGACTCGCCATCTCCTCGGCATCGTCAGCAGCGGAGGCCCGCCTGGAGCGCGAGCTGGCGCTGCTGGTCAGCCCGCCGATGCGCGAGATCCAGGCGGTCATCGAGCAGGCCGCCCGGGCCGATGTCACCGTGCTCATCCACGGCGAGACCGGCGTGGGCAAGGAGCTCGTGGCTCGAGCAATCCACGCGCGCTCGCTCCGGCGCCGGGCGCCGTTCGTGAAGGTTAACTGCGCGGCGGTGCCCAGGGAGCTGCTGGAGTCCGAGCTGTTCGGGCACGAGCGGGGAGCCTTCACCGGGGCCCACCAGCGCAAGCCGGGGCGTTTCGAGATGGCCGACGGCGGCACCATGTTCCTGGACGAGATCGGCGAGCTGCACCCCGCTCTACAGGCCAAGCTGCTGCACGTGCTCCAGGACGGCGAGTTCTCGCGGGTAGGTGGCCGGAACAACATCAGGGTCGACGTCCGCGTGATCTGCGCCACCAACCGGGAGCTGGTGCGCGAAGTGGCGGCCGGACGCTTCCGGGAGGACCTGTTCTATCGCCTCAACGTCATCAGCATCCTGGTCCCCCCGCTCCGCGAGCGGCGCGAGGAGATTCCCGGGCTCGTGCAGTACTTCGCCCGTCGCTACGCGCGGCAGTTCAACTTCCCCGAGCCCGAGCTGTCGCCGGACTCCATGGAGGCCTTCGTCCGCTACAGCTGGCCGGGCAACATCCGCGAGCTCGAGAACTTCCTCAAGCGGATGATCGTGCTGCAAGACGCCACCCTGCCCCGCACGCTGACCGCCGTCCCGGTACGAGCCGGCGCCGAGAGCAGCGGCGAAACCTTCACGATGACCAACGAGCTCTCGCTCAAGGAGGTCTCCCGACGCGCGGTGCTGGAGGCCGAGCGCCAGGTGATCCGGCGGGCCCTCGAGCAGTGCCGCTGGAACCGCGTCAAAACAGCCCAGATGCTCAAGATCAGCTACCGGGCGCTGCTGTACAAGATGAAGGACATGGGCCTGAAGCAGGATTCGGCGGCAAGCTGAAATGTACCTGAGCTTCTACGGCCTCCTGGAGGCGCCGTTCGGTCCCACGCCGGACCCGCGCTTCCTCTTCCAGTCGGCTCGGCATCGGGAAGCGCTGGCCCAGCTCATCTACGGTGTGCGTGAACGCAAGGGCTTTCTCGTGCTCACCGGCGAGATCGGCACGGGCAAGACAACCCTGCTCCGGACCCTGCTGGAGAAGCTCGATGTCACCACGCCCGTGGCCTACGTCCACAACTCGGCGCTGCCCATGGAGGGCCTGCTCGAGTACATTCTTCATGATTGGGGCGTAAAGCCCCTCGGAACAAGCCACATCCAGCGTCTTATCGAGCTGAATGAGTTCCTGATCGAGCAGCATCGGCAGAGTCGGAGCCCGGTGCTCATGATCGACGAGGCCCAGAATCTCTCGCTCGAAAGCCTGGAGGCGATCCGGCTGCTCTCCAACTTCGAGACGACCCGCCAGAAGCTCATCCAGATTCTCCTGGTGGGGCAACCGGAGCTTGGGGACAAGCTGAACACGGCCGAGCTCCGCCAGCTCAAGCAGCGCATCGGGCTCAGGTACCACATCGGCGCGCTGAGCCCCGAAGAGACGCGGCTGTACATCCGGCACCGATTGCGGGTGGCCGGCGGCTCCGATACGGACATCTTCACCGACGCTGCCGTACAGAGCATCGGCGACTACAGCGGCGGCGTGCCCCGCGTCATCAACATGGTTTGTGACCATTGTCTGCTCAGCGGCTACGCCGACAGCAAACGTCGCATCGACCGGGCCGCGGTCGATGCGGCCGTGGAGTACCTGGAGGAGGGCGAACGTTCCACATGGCGCCGCAGTCGCCAGGCACGCCTGACCCCCAGCCGCGGCGCCGTGTGGGCGGCCCGCAGCGGCGTGGCCGTTCTGGTTGTGGCCTTGCTGGCGATGCTGGTGGTCGCTGTCAACGCCGTGGGCGGGCTGCCCTGACCGACGCGAGGTCTCGGGCACCTCGCTTGCACCCTGCATAAAGGGGACAAGCACGATGGACCTCTCTCGACGGTCCTTCCTCGGGGCTGCCGCCGAACGCCAGGACCACCCCGAGCGTGTGCCCGTACTGCTCGGTCGGCTGCGCCCCCCTGATCCACACCGTCGATGGCCACATCGTCGACATCGAAGGTGATCCCCGCAGCCCCCACAACGAGGGCACGCTCTGCCCCAAGGGCGCCGCGACTACCAGCTCCACGTGAATCCCAACCGCCCGACCAAGGTGTTGCACCGGGCTGCCGGGGCCACCGAGTGGGAGGTGTGGGATCTGGAGCGGGCGATGGACGGGGTGGCCGAGCTGGCAAAAAGGACCCGCGACGAGACGTTCATCGAGCGCCTGCCCCACGGCAAGCTGGTCAACATGACGCCGGCGATCTTTTCACTCGGCGGCGCCACCCTCGAGAACGAGTGGAAGGGCTACTGCCCGGTGTGCGGCGCCTGGCCCATCGTGGCCGAGGAGCTGGGGCTCGAGCGAGCGCGGCGCCTGCGCTGCCACCGCTGCGGCGCCGACTGGCGCGGAGACTGGCTGCGCTGTCCGTACTGCGGCGAGCGAGATCACACGCAGCTCGGCGGCCGGGGTCGAGACCTGCAGCCGTTGCCGCGGGTATCTCAAGGTCATGACGCGCCTGCAAGCCACGCCGCCCGCGGAGCTGGCTCTGGACGACCTGACCAGCGTCGAGCTCGATGTGGCCGCGCTCGATCAGGGCTACGCGCGGCCCCGGAGCACGGGGTACGCCCTCGCCGTCAACCTCGTGGAGGCGCCGCGGACTCTCGGCGCCATCCTGGGCTGGCGGCGGTGCGACACGACGGCCGACGCCATCGGCCTCGCCATCAAACGGGAGCTCCTGGAGGCGGCCGTGCGTGAGGATCCGGACGCCGACGCCTTCGAAGGATGGCTGCTCGACCGATGCCTCGCCGCCGCACGGACCAGGTCGACGGGCGGCGTGCGGGCCATGGCTCTGGAGATCCTCCACGAGTGGCGGCTGGCCGGGTCCCTGGCGACCTTCGATCAGTGGCTGGCCCGCGGCGCGCCCTCCGACGACCGCGGCTGAGCCGGCTCCGCCGCGGCCGGCTCTTCGCCGGCACGAGCGGCTACGTGTACGCGCACTGGCGGCGGCGCTTCTACCCGCGGGAGCTTCCCTCTCGAGAATGGCTCGCTTACTATGCCCAATACTTCGCCACCGTCGAGCTCAACGCTCCCTTCTACCGGCTGCCGACCGCGGCGACGTTCCGGCGCTGGCGCGAGCAGGCGCCGTCCGGCTTCGTCTTCGCGGTGAAGGCCAGCCGGTATCTGACCCATCTCAAGCAGCTCAAGGACCCGGGAGCGCCCCTGACCCTGTTTCTGCGACGCGCCCGGCACCTGGGTCCCGCGCTCGGGCCGGTGCTCTTCCAGCTCCCCGGACGGTTTCACCTGAATCTCGAGCGTCTCGAGGGCTTGCTGGCCGCGCTGGGCCGGCAGCGCCTGGTACATCCGCTGAGGGCGGTCGTCGAGGTCCGGCACCCCTCCTGGCTCGTTCCTCCCGTCTTCGAGCGGCTGCGACGGGCCGGAGTCGCCCTGTGTCTGAGCGACTGGCGCGAGGCGCCGGTCACCGACGTGCTGACCGCCGACTTCGTCTACGTCCGGCGTCACGGGCCCTCCAAGCGCTACGGCAGCCGCTACACGGATGCCGCCCTCGAGTCAGACGCCGCCGATATCCGTTGCTGGCTGAAGGGTGGCCGGGATGTCTACATTTACTTCAACAACGACGCCCGCGCCGACGCGGTCGCCAATGCCCGCACGCTCCTGGGACTCGTCCAACCCCCGGGCGGGATTTGTAAATCGGGGACTGGGCCACGTGAGGGTTGACGGCGTGGCCTTTGCACGGCAAAGAAGGCATGAGAACCCTCAAACTCGCCCAGCGACGCACGACCGATCTCTTTCCTGCGAAGTTCGGCATTCCCGCGAGATTCGGCCGGCCGGCCCGGTCACCCCGGACCTCCTCGATGGCGATGCCGCTGGCCCTCGGGCTCATCGCGTCGACGTTGTGGCTGGTGCTCCGGCGTTTCGGCCGCCGTAGCGGGCGCACCGTGAAGGACGTGATGATCGGCAACGTCATCAGCGTCGATTCTTCGGCGACCCTGGCCGAGGCGGCTCAGCTCATGCGTGACGGCAACGTCGGGGTCCTGCCGGTCGTGGAAGGCGGGCGGCTACGCGGGCTCCTGACGGACCGGGACATCGTCGTCCGGGCCGTCGCCCGGGGGCTGGATGCCCGCTCCACACGGGTTGCCGAGTGTGCGACGCCCGACATCGTGAGCGCGAAGCCCGAATGGTCGGCCGACGAGGCTGGCCGCGCGATGGCCCGTCACCAGATCGGCCGCCTGCCCGTGGTCGACGAGGACGGCCACCTGGTGGGCATCGTCACGCTCAGCTCGCTGGCGTTGCGCTCGCACGACGCCGAGCGAGCGCTCCACGCGGCCGAGCAAGTGTCCCGACGGTCGGCCCGGCACGCCTGAGCGCGCCGATGGAGTTTCCGCGCCGGCGGTGGCCTCGCCGGGCGGCCTGGGCCGGCCTCGTCGTCGTCGCGCTGGTGATCGCCGGCACCGTGGCGAGCATCCTCGTCGAGGAGCCACTGCGACGGCGCATCGAATCCGCGATGAACCGCCAGCTCGACGGCTACACGACCCGGATCGCCCGTCTGGACTTCCATCCCCTGGGATTCGCCATCGATTTCGAAGGGCTGGAGGTCACGCAAAACGCGCATCCCGACCCCCCCGTGGCGCGGATCGCGCGTATCACCGCCAGCGTGCACTGGCGCGAGCTGCTGCGGGGCGCCGTCGTGGCCGATTTCGAGATGGAGCAGCCGGCGCTGCACGTCGATCTGACTCACATCCGGCGCGAGGCCCGGGATGAGCGCCCCATCGACGAGCGCGGCTGGCAGCAAGCCCTGCAGGCGATGTACCCCCTCGAGATCAACGAGTTCCGAATACGGGACGGCCAGCTCACCTACGTGGACCAGGGCCCCGGCGAGCCGCTCCGGCTCACCGCCATCGACGCCCGGGCCACGAATATCCGCAACATCCGCTCGCCGGAGCGCGTCTACCCCTCGGAGCTCCGGCTACAGGCCGTCGTCTTCGACAGGGGTCGCCTGAGCCTGGAGGGCCACGCCGATTTCCTGGCCGACCCCCATCCCGGCGTGCTGGCGATGGTGCGGCTGGACGAGATCGAGCTCGACTACTTTCGCCCAGTCCTGGCCCGCTACCATCTCGCGCTGCGCCAGGGACGCCTCGCCGGGGTGCTCGACCTCGAGCATTCCCCCGCGCTCACGGCCGTTCACATCCACGACGCCGTCCTGCGCGGTGTCGAGGGCGACTACGTCCAGACGCCGCCGGCCGCCGCCAAGGCCAAGCAGGCCGTGCAGGCCGCGGCGCGCGAGGCCGAGGCGGCCACCAACCGGCCGGACCTGCAGCTCCGCCTGGACAGCCTGCGCGTGCTCGACGGGAATCTGGGGTTCGTCAACAAGACGCCGCGCGGCGGGGACTACCGCGTGTTCATCTCCGACCTCGAGGCCGAGCTGAAGAACTTCAGCAGCCACTTCACCGAGGG from the Candidatus Methylomirabilota bacterium genome contains:
- the fdhE gene encoding formate dehydrogenase accessory protein FdhE — its product is MTRSSAAGVETCSRCRGYLKVMTRLQATPPAELALDDLTSVELDVAALDQGYARPRSTGYALAVNLVEAPRTLGAILGWRRCDTTADAIGLAIKRELLEAAVREDPDADAFEGWLLDRCLAAARTRSTGGVRAMALEILHEWRLAGSLATFDQWLARGAPSDDRG
- a CDS encoding DUF72 domain-containing protein gives rise to the protein MYAHWRRRFYPRELPSREWLAYYAQYFATVELNAPFYRLPTAATFRRWREQAPSGFVFAVKASRYLTHLKQLKDPGAPLTLFLRRARHLGPALGPVLFQLPGRFHLNLERLEGLLAALGRQRLVHPLRAVVEVRHPSWLVPPVFERLRRAGVALCLSDWREAPVTDVLTADFVYVRRHGPSKRYGSRYTDAALESDAADIRCWLKGGRDVYIYFNNDARADAVANARTLLGLVQPPGGICKSGTGPREG
- a CDS encoding CBS domain-containing protein, whose amino-acid sequence is MRTLKLAQRRTTDLFPAKFGIPARFGRPARSPRTSSMAMPLALGLIASTLWLVLRRFGRRSGRTVKDVMIGNVISVDSSATLAEAAQLMRDGNVGVLPVVEGGRLRGLLTDRDIVVRAVARGLDARSTRVAECATPDIVSAKPEWSADEAGRAMARHQIGRLPVVDEDGHLVGIVTLSSLALRSHDAERALHAAEQVSRRSARHA
- a CDS encoding response regulator; its protein translation is MDDEPQVAEVLARSLAREGHRAEVAHSGEEALKLLGTAEPDALFLDVSMPGMNGLHVLAEVRRRRPTLPVVVITGNATPEQVDEVKRLGAIDVIAKPAPLTHYQTALSRLGRPS
- a CDS encoding sigma-54 dependent transcriptional regulator, with amino-acid sequence MNEQHALVVENDLDQRRRVVAQLKQWGYSPIAVTSAEEALEMVPHRRVALSLVAIRLPGMSGIEFLRRAQGLVESGPVIMIVDHDHSPQIVEAIQAGADKFLRRPYTAEDLGQAIKSTAGCATPSGLAISSASSAAEARLERELALLVSPPMREIQAVIEQAARADVTVLIHGETGVGKELVARAIHARSLRRRAPFVKVNCAAVPRELLESELFGHERGAFTGAHQRKPGRFEMADGGTMFLDEIGELHPALQAKLLHVLQDGEFSRVGGRNNIRVDVRVICATNRELVREVAAGRFREDLFYRLNVISILVPPLRERREEIPGLVQYFARRYARQFNFPEPELSPDSMEAFVRYSWPGNIRELENFLKRMIVLQDATLPRTLTAVPVRAGAESSGETFTMTNELSLKEVSRRAVLEAERQVIRRALEQCRWNRVKTAQMLKISYRALLYKMKDMGLKQDSAAS
- a CDS encoding AAA family ATPase translates to MYLSFYGLLEAPFGPTPDPRFLFQSARHREALAQLIYGVRERKGFLVLTGEIGTGKTTLLRTLLEKLDVTTPVAYVHNSALPMEGLLEYILHDWGVKPLGTSHIQRLIELNEFLIEQHRQSRSPVLMIDEAQNLSLESLEAIRLLSNFETTRQKLIQILLVGQPELGDKLNTAELRQLKQRIGLRYHIGALSPEETRLYIRHRLRVAGGSDTDIFTDAAVQSIGDYSGGVPRVINMVCDHCLLSGYADSKRRIDRAAVDAAVEYLEEGERSTWRRSRQARLTPSRGAVWAARSGVAVLVVALLAMLVVAVNAVGGLP
- a CDS encoding DUF748 domain-containing protein, with amino-acid sequence MEFPRRRWPRRAAWAGLVVVALVIAGTVASILVEEPLRRRIESAMNRQLDGYTTRIARLDFHPLGFAIDFEGLEVTQNAHPDPPVARIARITASVHWRELLRGAVVADFEMEQPALHVDLTHIRREARDERPIDERGWQQALQAMYPLEINEFRIRDGQLTYVDQGPGEPLRLTAIDARATNIRNIRSPERVYPSELRLQAVVFDRGRLSLEGHADFLADPHPGVLAMVRLDEIELDYFRPVLARYHLALRQGRLAGVLDLEHSPALTAVHIHDAVLRGVEGDYVQTPPAAAKAKQAVQAAAREAEAATNRPDLQLRLDSLRVLDGNLGFVNKTPRGGDYRVFISDLEAELKNFSSHFTEGTGTARIRGRFMGSGRTTVTANFRPERSGPDFDIDVRIEDTELTAMNKLLRAHGKLDVVAGFFSFYSELSVKNQAVTGYVKPFFRNVDVYEPEQDEDKGFFQKVYEKIAGGVAKLLENKPRDEVATQAPVAGPVQDPRASTWQVLVNLVKNAFIEAILPGFDRQLRRS